tgCAGCAGCTGAACTGAGGGCTTGGGGTGAGCTTCTCCCACCCAGGCACCCGCCCAAAGCTCCCGTCCAGCCCCTGCACATCCAAGTGCTGCCGGATTTAGATTCTCCCCTGGTGCCGGGATGGGGCTGGAGATTGCTCTGTGGTCTCTGGATGCTTTTATgaagtgctgagtacaggaaaacAGCAAACCACAAGAAGGGGCTGCGCTGTGCAGAGAGGAGACGCCCGCACTCCaggcagctccatcccaggcAGCATCCTGCACCAGATCTGCTCCCTGGGACACCCTCAGCCTGGCTGGATCAGCAGCACAAGGCGTGGATGGCATTCCTTGAGGGAAGAGGTGGCTCCCCGTGCCCCACTGGGATCCGAAGCATGAGGTGACGTGCCCAGCACTGACTGGGCTCTGCAGAAGGACTCGTTGCCTGGACAGCACCCAAATCCTGCCAAgaccagccctgctgggaggaGGATGGACCTCACACCACTGGGAGCGCTGGATTTGCTGGATTCTCACGTGCATGCGCCAgggccctgcagcacagggggatgagcctgcagggatgggcactgccagggcaggaggagcatCGTGCCAGCCTGAGGACACCACAGCATCCTTCCCCCCACCTGGACCACCGCTGAACCAGGACAGTGTCACGGGCATTTTGGGAAAACCTCTGGCTCCAGGTGCCCTGGGGATGAGTGCAGAGAGCCTGGCATACAGTGGCTCTGGAGACAGCTGGGGACCCAGCAGGGAGGGCCTGGGCCTGGCTGGAGCAGCCGCTTGGGCTGCCAGGGCCAGACCATGCAAGGACGGAGGGCACGGCATGGGGATGCAGCGGCGGGTACCTGCACACCAGTACACACTGTGTGCCCCTGGCCTGGCAGCCCCTCGGGCCCccaggcagcactgggagctcccACGGCACTTCTGGAGCCGGTGATGTCTCTGCTCCGTCCTGGCAGCCGGAGCCGGCCGATCCCGAGGGGCCTGGGGAGCCCGTGGAACCGCCCCTcgctcctcctcccctcctgctcctgatATACCCTCCTCGCTCCGGCCTCTCCgagcatccctctgctcctctccctcaCTCCCGCTCGCCTcactccttttcctttctccgTTTCTCCGCTCTGAACTtgccccttccccctcccctgctttccccagcccctctccgCCGAGGAACTGACTGAAGAcccccaggctggggcagggcacggGCCAAGACTCCCACACCAGAGCCAGGACCTCCACACTACAGCTGGGACCCCCAGGCTGGGCAATGCCTCTCCAGATATTCTGCACCATCTCCTTCTCCAGTGAGGAAGCACCAGAAGATGCTGCAGCCACCACAAAGGGAGAAGATGAAGCCGACGAGTTCCTGTATGGGCAGGAGGAGGAcgaagaggatgaggaggacaCAGGGGCAACCACGGACTTCGTGgcctttgccagcagctgcaccctGCATGGGCTGAGCCACATCTTCGTGGAAGGCAGCCTGGGTGCCCGGCAGGCACTGTGGGCGCTGGcattcctcctctccctctccgTCTTCCTCTACCAGGTGGCCGACCGCATCGCCTACTACCTGGAGTACCACCACGTCACGCTGCTCAGCGAGGAGGACAGCCCCGAGATGACCTTCCCCGCCGTCACCTTCTGCAACATCAACCGTGTGCGGCTCTCACAGCTCAGCCACGAGGACTTGCTCTACCTGGCCCCTCTGGTCGACTATGagcctgggatggagctgggcttcaccccagcccagcctggcccctgGGAGGAGGACGAGCCCCTAAATTTGTACGGGTTTTTTAACCGCACTTGCCACCAGCTGGAGGAcatgctgctgagctgcagctacCGTGGCCAGCGCTGCGGCCCCGGGGACTTTGCGCCGGTGAGTAGCCCCAGGGTGGCCTGGCATGGGGAGCAGCTTCAGAGCTGATCGTGCCAGATCAGGCAGGTGATGCTGCCCTTGGAGCTTGCTCAGGGACAGACTGATATTTCAGCCCCATCTGCCAGAGCTGGGGACGGCACCGGCTGTGGAGATGCTCTGGTGGGACATGGAGCAtatccccagggctgtgcttgCTGAGGAGGTGCCGGGCACCTCCATCCTGGTGCCATCAGGGCTTGTGGGGCACCATGCAGTGAGAGCTCACTGCCCTCACATGTCCCTTGctcaggctggcagcagctccgtggTTTTGGGGCCATGCTGATTGCCGGAGGTGAGAGCTGGAACGGCCAAGGAGGGATGGGGGTGTCCAGGATCCCGTCCAGCCCCGTCctctgcagggatggaggagggcTTGGAGAAGGGCATCAGGCTGAGTGCCACCACCTTGGGGAGCCACAGCTGCCATGGGCTCTCTGGGGCTGTAAACCTGCAGCATCTCCTCTGATCCATCCCTGTGGGAACATCTCCTCCTCCACCAGGGCCAAGATGGGCAGTTCCAACACCGAGAGATCCTGTGGGTCAGGATCCTGGGTCAGACCATGCCCAGGCTGGGATGACTTAGTTTTGGGGCTGGGGACGCTCTcctggctctgtgctgtggctgcacacAGAGGGGCCTCAGCTCTGTGTCCTCTCCTGCAGGTCTTCACCCGCTATGGGAAGTGCTACACCTTCAATGCGGGGCAGGATGGGAAGCCCCGGCTCATCACCATGAAGGGGGGCACTGGCAACGGCCTGGAGATCATGCTGGACATCCAGCAGGACGAGTACCTGCCAGTGTGGGGGGAAACAGGTAACCCACTGCCCCAGTGGGCCCACTCAGCCACCAACAGCTCCTGGGGTGCtgcccagccccttcccacctccccagtcccttcccacctccccagccccttcccacctccccagccccttctcAGCTCCCCAGACCACAGATCCACATCCCTGAGGctcccttctcttccccccTTCCATTTCTCATCACTTCTggtcttttctttcccttttcctccttgtCTTTGCTCTTTGCCATGGCAACTCCCCATCGTTTAGACACACAGCCATCACTTGTTTATAAATAGAGTCAAATACTTTCCCTGCCACACTCCTGGGTGTGGAGCAGGGGGGTCGGGGCAGAGGGGGCAAGGACATGGTGCAGCAAACAGATGGACAGATAGATGGACATGTGGAAGAATGACTTGGTCCAGGGAAAGCATGGGAGGCAGAAGTTGTGGTCCCTCTCACAGCAGGCTCGGCACAGCCCCTCAGAGCAGGGACAGTGCTGTGCTCACCTCACTTGTCTCTGCCACAGATGAGACCTCGTTCGAAGCCGGGATCAAGGTGCAGATCCACAGCCAAGACGAGCCCCCGCTGATCGACCAGCTGGGCTTTGGGGTGGCTCCCGGCTTCCAGACCTTTgtgtcctgccaggagcagcggGTAGGAACTGGGCAGGTGTGGGATGTCCCCTCCCACCCTGCGTGGCGGGAGCAGAGCCTCCTCG
This genomic window from Anomalospiza imberbis isolate Cuckoo-Finch-1a 21T00152 chromosome 22, ASM3175350v1, whole genome shotgun sequence contains:
- the ASIC1 gene encoding acid-sensing ion channel 1 isoform X1; the encoded protein is MPLQIFCTISFSSEEAPEDAAATTKGEDEADEFLYGQEEDEEDEEDTGATTDFVAFASSCTLHGLSHIFVEGSLGARQALWALAFLLSLSVFLYQVADRIAYYLEYHHVTLLSEEDSPEMTFPAVTFCNINRVRLSQLSHEDLLYLAPLVDYEPGMELGFTPAQPGPWEEDEPLNLYGFFNRTCHQLEDMLLSCSYRGQRCGPGDFAPVFTRYGKCYTFNAGQDGKPRLITMKGGTGNGLEIMLDIQQDEYLPVWGETDETSFEAGIKVQIHSQDEPPLIDQLGFGVAPGFQTFVSCQEQRLIYLPPPWGDCKAVAGDSEFYDTYSITACRIDCETRYLVENCNCRMVHMPGDAPYCTPEQYKECADPALDFLVEKDNEYCICEMPCNMTRYGKELSMVKIPSKASAKYLAKKYNKSEQYIGENILVLDIFFEALNYETIEQKKAYEVAGLLGDIGGQMGLFIGASILTVLELFDYAYEVIKHRLCRRGKCRKNHKRNNTDKGVALSMDDVKRHNPCESIRGHPAGMTYAANILPHHPARGTFEDFTC